One region of Intestinimonas massiliensis (ex Afouda et al. 2020) genomic DNA includes:
- a CDS encoding phage tail sheath subtilisin-like domain-containing protein: MTMTTHERPGVYSAYDASAVVSGSGGGKVVGLAALCTGAAAGEAVRITRYEDAVSAFGSGEEICELIRLLLLNGAAAVDAVPAADESGYAAAFAALEAVEDVAVVVCDSTTLAVQQALRDSVKAASAARRERIGVAAGGETETVSQLVTRAEGLNAERMVLVAPADPSGKGRAAAAVAGAIAGENDPAVPLGGAVLRGLSGLKVQYSDNEIDLLVRGGVTPLESAAGEISVVRGVTTRTKNGEAADSTWRELSTIRIVDDVIPAVRNSLRAKFQRAKNTEQSRGAIRAQTILELENKLGREIITGYDGVTVTALEENPTVCLVEFSFTVTHGLNQIWLTAHVTV, from the coding sequence ATGACAATGACGACGCATGAACGGCCGGGGGTGTACTCTGCCTACGACGCCTCGGCGGTGGTGTCCGGCAGCGGCGGCGGCAAGGTGGTCGGGCTGGCGGCGCTGTGCACCGGCGCCGCCGCCGGGGAGGCGGTGCGGATCACCCGCTACGAGGATGCGGTCTCCGCCTTCGGCAGCGGAGAGGAGATCTGCGAGCTGATCCGGTTGCTGCTCCTCAACGGGGCGGCGGCGGTGGACGCGGTCCCCGCGGCGGATGAGAGCGGTTACGCCGCCGCCTTCGCCGCGCTGGAGGCGGTGGAGGACGTAGCGGTGGTGGTGTGCGACTCCACCACCCTGGCGGTGCAGCAGGCCCTGCGGGACAGCGTAAAGGCCGCCTCCGCCGCCCGGCGGGAGCGCATCGGCGTGGCGGCCGGAGGAGAGACCGAGACGGTGAGCCAACTGGTGACCCGGGCGGAGGGGCTCAACGCCGAGCGTATGGTGCTGGTGGCCCCCGCAGACCCAAGCGGCAAGGGCCGGGCGGCGGCGGCCGTGGCCGGGGCCATCGCCGGAGAGAACGACCCGGCGGTGCCCCTGGGCGGTGCGGTACTCCGGGGCCTGAGCGGACTGAAGGTCCAGTACAGCGACAACGAGATCGACCTGCTGGTGCGGGGCGGGGTTACCCCCCTGGAGAGCGCGGCGGGGGAGATCTCGGTGGTGCGGGGCGTCACCACCAGAACCAAGAACGGCGAGGCCGCCGACAGCACCTGGCGGGAGCTGTCCACCATCCGCATCGTGGACGACGTGATCCCCGCAGTGCGCAACAGCCTGCGGGCCAAGTTCCAGCGGGCCAAAAACACCGAGCAGTCCAGAGGGGCGATCCGCGCCCAGACCATTCTGGAGCTGGAGAACAAGCTGGGCCGGGAGATCATCACCGGCTACGACGGAGTGACGGTGACGGCGCTGGAGGAGAATCCCACGGTGTGTCTGGTGGAGTTCAGCTTTACCGTCACCCACGGACTCAATCAGATCTGGCTGACGGCCCATGTGACGGTTTAA